A section of the Pseudomonas fluorescens genome encodes:
- a CDS encoding T6SS immunity protein Tli4 family protein, with protein MRQLTVFFACLVLGSFTGCAAFKQPSEQEKKNVSELTTHMRTWALGRGLIDLPANWRGGGDVKLYYGLGADHSSVAVRVLGEGVTQERFDAALNERAHRIAAVKNDEMDNVPMLVSVKKVDAQHKLLQYYESTEIPDWFIHESHLLIDDVYVMLRADSFNGNIAPVEARLLKLSTEIFKVTAPQNAGAGFALGPIVIRSHHDQEIASFYFRPPASDVALNVYINALSLDEKERLHVRTQKDTQIFLAGDYENLRAGPITLADMQAEESLIGFSDDTHRQILFVSENYRDNPSLNRPAMSIRLSAGGMKAGPIDPDEPEDLVRWTLPSFASRSYERPLWQLPEPTEPVNPSLTDYEAMAVWDAILKSVRIRYGAVAPKADPWFNPRGPTPEEAAESKRILDEFIASFAERKP; from the coding sequence AGCCCAGCGAACAGGAGAAAAAAAACGTGAGTGAACTGACTACCCATATGCGCACCTGGGCGCTGGGCCGTGGCCTGATCGACCTTCCTGCCAACTGGCGTGGCGGCGGTGATGTGAAGCTCTATTACGGTTTGGGCGCCGATCATTCGTCTGTTGCAGTGCGTGTTTTGGGGGAAGGCGTGACGCAAGAGCGGTTTGATGCTGCGTTGAATGAGCGGGCGCATCGAATTGCAGCGGTCAAGAACGATGAAATGGACAATGTCCCGATGTTGGTGTCAGTAAAAAAGGTAGATGCGCAACATAAATTACTACAGTACTACGAGAGCACTGAGATTCCGGACTGGTTCATTCACGAGTCTCATCTGCTGATCGATGATGTCTACGTCATGCTCCGCGCCGACTCCTTCAATGGCAACATCGCCCCAGTTGAGGCGCGCCTTTTAAAACTCTCCACAGAAATCTTCAAGGTGACCGCCCCGCAGAACGCCGGTGCAGGTTTCGCCTTGGGGCCCATCGTCATCAGGAGTCATCACGATCAGGAGATCGCTAGCTTCTACTTTCGTCCCCCAGCTTCGGATGTGGCGCTGAACGTCTACATCAACGCCTTATCCCTGGATGAAAAAGAGCGCTTGCATGTCCGAACTCAAAAGGACACGCAAATATTTCTCGCTGGCGACTATGAAAATCTGCGGGCTGGGCCAATCACTCTGGCCGACATGCAAGCCGAAGAGTCCCTGATCGGTTTCAGTGACGACACTCACCGTCAAATACTCTTTGTGAGCGAGAACTATCGCGACAATCCTTCGCTGAATCGCCCAGCCATGAGTATCCGTCTTTCGGCAGGGGGGATGAAGGCAGGTCCAATTGACCCCGATGAACCAGAAGACCTGGTGCGCTGGACCCTACCCAGCTTCGCAAGCAGAAGCTACGAACGACCGCTCTGGCAACTTCCTGAGCCGACAGAACCCGTCAACCCCTCTCTAACCGACTACGAAGCCATGGCCGTGTGGGACGCGATCCTCAAGTCCGTACGCATCCGCTACGGCGCGGTGGCACCCAAAGCGGATCCCTGGTTCAACCCCCGCGGGCCTACTCCCGAAGAGGCTGCCGAAAGCAAACGCATCCTTGATGAATTCATCGCCAGCTTTGCGGAGCGCAAGCCATGA
- a CDS encoding T6SS immunity protein Tli4 family protein, producing the protein MSVRQLFACLAVVALTGCAAFNQPSELEKKNVSELTTHMRTWALGRGLIDLPANWSGGGDVKLYYGLGADHSSVAVRVLGEGVTQERFDAALNERAHRIAAVKNDEMNDIPMLVSARRETPQSVMLQYYMRMTQRQTFVHELHLLVEDVYVMLRADSFKGNIAPVEARLLELSTEIFKVTAPQNAGAGFALGPIVIRSHHDQEIASFYFRPPASDVALNVYINALSPDEKERLHVRTQKDTQIFLAGDYENLRAGPITLADMQAEESLIGFSDDTHRQILFVSENYRDNPSLNRPAMGFRLSAGGKKRSAIDPSKPKDLVRWTLPSFASRGYERPLWQLPEPTEPVNPSLTDYEAMAVWDAILKSVRIRYGAVAPKPDPWFNPRGPTPEEAAESKRILDEFIASFEARKP; encoded by the coding sequence ATGAGCGTGCGTCAGCTTTTTGCCTGCCTGGCGGTGGTGGCCCTCACCGGATGTGCCGCCTTCAACCAGCCCAGCGAACTGGAGAAAAAAAACGTGAGTGAACTGACTACCCATATGCGCACCTGGGCGCTGGGACGAGGCCTGATCGATCTACCCGCCAATTGGAGTGGTGGAGGTGATGTGAAGCTCTATTACGGTTTGGGCGCCGATCATTCGTCTGTTGCTGTGCGTGTTTTGGGGGAAGGCGTGACACAGGAGCGGTTTGATGCTGCGTTGAATGAACGGGCGCATCGAATTGCGGCGGTCAAGAACGATGAAATGAATGATATACCCATGCTGGTTTCGGCTAGGAGGGAGACACCTCAGAGTGTCATGTTGCAATACTACATGCGCATGACTCAGCGCCAAACCTTCGTCCACGAACTCCATCTGCTGGTCGAAGACGTCTACGTCATGCTCCGCGCCGACTCCTTCAAGGGCAACATCGCCCCAGTTGAGGCGCGCCTTTTAGAACTCTCCACAGAAATCTTCAAGGTGACCGCCCCGCAGAACGCCGGTGCAGGTTTCGCCTTGGGGCCCATCGTCATCAGGAGTCATCACGATCAGGAGATCGCTAGCTTCTACTTTCGTCCCCCAGCTTCGGATGTGGCGCTGAACGTCTACATCAACGCCTTATCCCCGGATGAAAAAGAGCGCTTGCATGTCCGAACTCAAAAGGACACGCAAATATTTCTCGCTGGCGACTATGAAAATCTGCGGGCTGGGCCAATCACCCTGGCCGACATGCAAGCCGAAGAGTCCCTGATCGGTTTCAGTGATGACACTCACCGTCAAATACTCTTTGTGAGCGAGAACTATCGCGACAATCCTTCGTTGAATCGCCCAGCCATGGGGTTTCGGTTGTCGGCAGGCGGAAAAAAACGCTCCGCCATTGACCCGAGTAAACCCAAAGACCTGGTGCGCTGGACCCTACCCAGCTTCGCAAGCAGAGGCTACGAACGACCGCTCTGGCAACTTCCTGAGCCGACAGAGCCCGTCAACCCCTCTCTAACCGACTACGAAGCCATGGCCGTGTGGGATGCGATCCTCAAGTCCGTGCGCATCCGCTACGGTGCGGTCGCACCCAAACCGGATCCCTGGTTCAACCCCCGCGGGCCTACTCCCGAAGAGGCTGCCGAAAGCAAACGCATCCTTGATGAATTCATCGCCAGTTTTGAGGCGCGCAAGCCATGA